The Fusobacterium massiliense DNA window TAAAATTCTAGTTACTTCTTCTAATTTATCTCTATTTTCCGTTAAAATTCTAACTGCCATTTGATATCTTTCATTGATAATACTTCTAATCTCATCATCAATTTCTTTTCCTGTTTGCTCTGAATAATATTTACTTTGGAACATGTCTCCTGGTTGAGTCCCATCAAGTAAAACAGGTCCAAATTTTTCACTCATTCCTAATTTTGTAACCATTTGTTGAACCATTCCAGTTGCAACTTGTATATCATTACTTGCTCCAGAAGTTATATTTTCTTTTCCAAAAATTATTTCTTCTGCAGCTCTTCCACCAAAATATATTGCTATTTCATCCATAAAATACTTTTTAGAATATACTAATTTTTGTTCTGCAGGAAGAGATAATGTGTATCCTCCAGCTTGACCTCTAGGTATCATAGTTATTTTATGAACTTTATCTTCTCCACCAACAACAAAGTTTACAATGGCATGCCCAGACTCATGATAAGCAACTATTTTTTTATCAGTATCAGATACAACCTTTGATCTTTTTTCAGGTCCCATTTGAACTTTTTCAGAAGCTTCTTCTAAATCTGCCATATTTATTTCAGTTCTACCAGATCTTGCTGCTAAAATTGCACCCTCATTTAAAATATTAGCTAAGTCTGCCCCAGCCATTCCAGCAGTTTTTTTAGCAATTATCTTGAAGTCTACATCAGAAGCAAACTTTTTATTTTTTGCATGCACTTTTAATATTTCTTCTCTACCTTTTACATCAGGCATATCAACAATAACTTGTCTATCAAATCTACCCGGTCTTTTCAAAGCTTTATCCAATACATCAGCTCTGTTTGTTGCTGCTAAAACAATTATAGTTTCTTCAGTACCAAATCCATCCATTTCAACGAGAAGTTGGTTAAGAGTTTGTTCTCTTTCATCATTTCCTCCACCTTGTCCTGTTCCTCTTTTTCTACCAACAGCATCTATTTCATCTATAAATACTATACAAGGTGCATTTTTCCTTGCTTTTGCAAATAAATCTCTTACTCTTGAAGCTCCAACTCCAACAAACATTTCAACAAATTCAGATCCTGACATACTAAAAAATGGAACTTTAGCTTCTCCAGCAACAGCTTTTGCAAGTAATGTTTTACCAGTTCCTGGTTCTCCTAATAATAGAACTCCTTTAGGTATTTTAGCCCCTATTTTTCTAAATTTTTCTGGTTCTTTTAAAAAATCAACGACTTCTTTTAATTCTTGTTTTGCTTCATCAATACCAGCAACATCTGAGAAAGTTACATCTGAAACATTTTCTCCATTTTCTTTTGCTTTTGATTTTCCCATATTGAATATTTGTGGACCACCACTACCTTTATTTATTCTTCCCATCATAAAGAAAAGTATAAATATCATAAGTAACATTGGTGACCACGATATTAATAATGAGACTAAAAATGGCATTTGAGCTGCTTCAGATGATTCAATTATAACTTTATTATTATTTATAACATTCATAAGACTTTCATCTTGACCAAGTCTTGTAGTTATAAGTCTTGCTTTATAACTATCATCTAGAGTTTTATCTGCATTTTCTTTAGTATATCCATAGATATATCCTTCTTTTTCTTCGACTCTCTTAATCTCTTTCTTTTCTATATTTTCAATAAAAGCAGTATAAGTTATATCATTAGTTTTTCCTTTTCTATTTTCTTTCATTATAGTTGGAATATAAAAGAATAAACTAACAATAAATATAAGCATCAATAAACCTTTGAAGTTAAACTTAAATCTAAAAGATTTCCCAATAGTTTTTTTCCCATCATTATTTTTATTATCTTTTTTTGAAGAAAAATTTGAATTTTTTAAAAATTCTTTTATTTTTTTATCTTCTTCTTTTTCTTCTTTATTTTCATCTTTTTTATCTAAATTTTCTTCTTTATTTGTTTGAGCTTCTGCATCATGGCTATCATTTAATTTTTCTTCAGTATTAACTTCTTTTTGCTCATGAAGATTTTCATTATTATCTTTCTGAATATCTTCATCTTTTAATTGATCATCTTTCAAATTTGTACCTCCTCAACAGTAATTAAAATATTAATAAGTTTTTGTTTAAAACAATCACTTTCTCTAACTTTTCCTTTTAATAATCCGTATATCCAAAATACTTCGTCATCAATTAAAAAAATAGGTATAAAATCTCTTTTCTCTTTTTCTATCTTTTTATTAATAAATACTTCTTTTATTTTTTTTGAATGAGTTCCTAGAAAAATTTTATCTCCATCTTTTCTAAATCTTATCTTTACTTTTCCACTATTAAAAGTTTCTTCAGCAATAACAAGTAAATATTTATCTTTGGATTTTATATCAGAATCTTTTAAATTTTGAACAATATCTATATTTATTTTAAATTTATTAAAGAAAATGAAGTTTTTATTTTTTGATGATATTTCTATTTCATTATCATTAGTTAGACTTATTTTTTTTTCTTTTAGTTGTTTTTGTTGAAAGTATATTTTATCGTAAGTTTTTATAAGTTCATATTCATTATCTAAATCTATTTTTTTACTTCCATTTTTTGTTATTAAATCAAGTATGTTATTAATTTTTTCTCTATTTATTTGTATATTTTTTTTATTTAAAATATAAGCAAATAGATTTTTTAATTGATTTTCTGATAATTTTTTAAGTTCTTCTAGTTTTAAAGAATTATTATTTTTTATAAACTTACTATAATCTAAAAGATTATTTTTATTATTCTCCCTAATTTCATTGATAATAGAAAACACCTTATCTTTAAATTTATTATTATACCTTTCTTCAATAAAAGGTATTAAATCTAGTCTTATACTATTTCTTGTAAATTCATTTTCAAAGTTTGTTTTATCTATTCTATATTGAATTTGATTTTTATTCAAGTAGTCTAATATATCTTTTTTATAAATCTCTGAAATAGGTCTAACTATATTTTCTCGTTTAGGATTTATTCCTTCTAAACCCTGTAAAGTTGTTCCTCTTATTAATTTAAATAAAAAAGTTTCAATTTGATCGTCTTTATTATGAGCTGTAGCTATTTTATTTGCCCCTGTTTCTTCTAAGACTTCTGAGAAAAGTTTATATCTTTCTTCTCTGCCAACTTCTTCCAAAGTTTTTCCTTTTTCTTTTGCCAAACTTTTTATATCTATTTTTTTATGAAAAATTCTTAAATTATATTTTTTAGCATATTCCACACAAAAAGTTTCATCATCATCTGCATCTTTCCCTCTTAACATATGATTAATATGTACCAGTAAAAAATTAAATTTAATTTTTGCTTGCATTAATTTTAATATTTCCGAAAGAAAAACAGAGTCTGGTCCTCCAGAAAAACCAACAACAACAGTATCACTATTTTCTATTAGACTATATTTTTCATTAATTTCTAATACTTTTTTTAACAATTCCATAATTCCTCTTCAATATACTATTCTTATCTAATTAGGAAATCACTAAATAATAATAAATTATTTAGTTTTTTGGAAATCCAAATGTTCCTTATATGTTTTACTAAAAAAGTGTGCTCCTCCACCTTTTGTAACAAAAAACAAGTAATCTGTTTTTGCTGGTTTATATGCAGCTTCAACTGAACTTACAGTTGGATTAGATATAGGAGCTGGAGGTAAGCCTTTATTTTTATATGTGTTATATGGAGAGACTATTTCTAAATCTTTATAATAGATTCTCTTCTTTTCATAATTATACAAAAAATTTACTGTTGAATCTGCTGATAATGTCATATTTTTCTCTATTCTATTGTAGAAAACAGATGCCATAAGAGGTTTTTCACTATCAAGTGCAGCTTCTCTTTCTAAAATTGATGCCATTATCAGTTTTTTATAAAAATCTTCTTTATCTGGATATTTATCTTCTGGAAATTTCTTTAAAAATTCATTTAAAAACAATTCTAAAGTAGATTTTTCATCATATTTTTCAGGTATAAAATAAGTTTCTGGATAAAAATAACCCTCATAGTTCTTATTTGGTGTTAGATAAGGAAATTCTATTTCATTTAAAGCACTTAAATATTTTTCTCTTTCCCCTATCCCGTTTGCAACTAATTTATCAATAACATTTTTTACTGTATACCCTTCAATGATAGTAAACTTATATCCCTTGGATTTCCCACTTTCTAAAATAGAAATCAAGTCTTTTATATTATAATCTCCATTTATTTCATAATATCCTGCTTTTATATTTTTTCCACCATTATTTAATTTAAGATAAATCTTAAAAAATACACTCTTTGCTATTGGTAAAGTTTCTAAAGATTTTCTCAAAGGTTTAGAACTATCTATTTCAAGAATAAAATTATCATACTTAGTCTTTTTTTCTATTTGATAATAACTAAATCCTAAAACCACAATAATAACCGTTAAAAAAAATATAATTTTTTTCATTTTTACCTCATTTCAATTACTTTCTATTTTTTGCTTTTTCTATTAATGGTTTTTTCCCTTTTCTATTTTCTGCAAAAGCTTCAACAATTATTTCAGCTTCTTTAAATGGAACTGATATAAAAGAAAAACTTTCGTACACTTCAGCATTTTTTATATATGCTGACTTAACTTTAGATTTTTTTATTACAAAATCTACTAATTTCTTAGGTGTCATTCCATCATTTCTACCCATAGCAATAAATAATCTTGTTTTCCCTGTATCATCCATTTTAACTGGAGATATTTCAGAATAATTACTTTCATCTAAAACATCACTAAAAGTTAATTTTAAAAGAGCAGCTACTACATTTTCAGTTTCTTCCATTTTTAATAAATCTTTAGCCATTTTTTTAAATTTCTCATAGTCATTATCTATTAAAATTTGAGCAACATCATCTCTAATTTTAAACTTTTTGGCTTGAATTATATCCTTTATTTCAGGTAAACTTTCTTTTCTTATTTCTTTTTTTACAGCCTTTTGAATTTGAAGTAATCTTCTATATTCTTGAGGAGTTATAAAAGTTATTGCTGTTCCTTCTTTCCCAGCTCTACCAGTTCTTCCTATTCTGTGAACATAGCTTTCAACTTCTTGAGGTATAGCATAGTTTATAACATGACTTAAATCATTAATATCTATACCTCTTGCAGCTACATCAGTTGCAACTAATATATTTATTTTTTTAGATTTAAATCTTTTTAATGTTACTTCTCTATAATTTTGCCCAATATCACCATGTAGACCCTCAGCATCGTATCCTCTGTCATTTAATCTTCCTACAATTTCATTAACATCTGTTTTTGTTCTACAAAAAATTATTCCATAAAAATCAGTTGTCAAATCAATTATTCTACACAAAGCCTCAAATTTATCTCTTTCATTAACTTCAAAATATATTTGTTCTGTTAAATCTGTTGTAAGTTCTCTACTCTTTACAGATAAAATTTCGTATTCTTTCATATGCTCTTTTGCAATTTTCATAATTTCTGGTGGCATAGTAGCTGAGAAAAATAATACTTTTTTATCATCGTTTGTAAATGTTAATATTTTTTCAATATCTTCGATAAATCCCATATTCAACATTTCATCTGCTTCATCTAAAATAAAGTATTTTAATTCTTTTATTTTTAATAGTTTTCTTTCAATTAAATCTATAACTCTTCCTGGAGTCCCAACAACAACATCTACTCCATTTTTTATAAGTTTTCTTTGAATATCTATTGATTGTCCCCCATAAACAGGAATTACTTTCATTTTTTTACTAGCACTCAAACTATTCATTTCTTCAGCAACCTGTAGAGCTAACTCTCTTGTTGGTGTTAAAACTATAGCTTGAATATGATCCTCATGTTCAAATTTTTCTATTATTGGTAATGAAAAAGCTGCCGTTTTCCCTGTTCCTGTTTGAGCTTGTCCTATTATATCTTTATCACTATTCAATAAAGCAGGTATTGTTAATTTTTGTATAGGTGTAGGAGACTCGTATCCTTTCTTTGATAACATTTTTAATACTTTCTCACTAAGCCCTAATTCTCTAAATTCTTTTAATTTTTCTAATTTTTCTAATTGTTCCATTATTCACTTCCTTCTTATTAATTCTTTTATTATATCATACTTTTATAAAATCCTTTAATTTTTATTGTAATATTTTTCTGAATATGTAATAATGTAATAAAGATATGGAGGGATTAAATTGAATAAAAAAATTTCTGTGTTATTAATTACGATTTTGGTATCAACAAATTTGTTTTCAAATTCTACTGAAGTAACAAAAAAAGATTTAAAAATTATTGATAAAATATATTATTTAAAATCAACTAATGAAATTTTTTCAGGAAAAGTAACTGAAGGTAGAGATAGATTTTATTATCTAGATGGCAAACCTGAAGGAAAATGGTTGGAGTTTTATAAAAATGGAAATCTGAAATCAATTATTAATTGGAAAAATGGGAAACTAACTGGAAAATATATTGTTTATGATAAAAATGGTAAAAAATCTACTGAGGCTATTTATAAAGATGGTAAAGAAAATGGAAAATATTTTTTATATTACTCTAACGGCAATATAAGAACAAAAGGAGAATATGAAAATGGAAAACCTATCGGAGTTTGGGAATACTTTGATAAGGATGGAAAATTAACTGGAAAGGCTGAAACTAAATAATCCGGTTAACTATAAGGTAGGAGATGATAATATGAATAAAAAAAGCTATTTTGGAGACTTAACATTATTACTTGCAGCTTTTATTTGGGGAACTGCCTTTGTTGCTCAAATTGCAGGAATGGACAGAATTGGTCCTTTCACTTTTAACACGTCTCGTTCGGTCATTGCAATTCTATGTTTAGGACTTTATTTATGGATTAGTAAAATTAAATTTCCTGAAAATAAAGTTGAACTATTAAAGGCTGGAGTGATTTGTGGATTTTTAATTTTTGTTGGAACTTCTTTACAACAAATAGGTTTACAATACACAACTGCTGGTAAAACTGGTTTTATAACATCTTTTTATATTTTAATAATTCCTTTTTTAGGAATATTTTTAAAGCATAAGATTGATTTATCTATATGGATTAGTGTAATTATAGGATTCATCGGACTATATCTATTAGCTGTTCCTAGTTTAACTGATTTTTCTGTAAATAAAGGAGATTTTATTGTTTTCTTGGGTTCATTTTGTTGGGCTGGACATATTTTAGTAATAGACCATTATTCTAAAAAGTTCAATCCTATCTGTCTGTCATTTTTACAATTTGTTGTTTTAACAATATTATCAGCTATTTGTTCATTTGCTTTTGAAAATGAAACCCTTACTTTATATAATATAGCTGCCTCTTGGAAAGCTATTGCATATGCTGGTTTTATGTCTTCAGGAATAGCTTACACTCTTCAAATGATAGGTCAAAAATATACCAACCCTGTAGTAGCTTCTCTAATCTTAAGTTTAGAAGCTGTATTTGCTGCATTATCTGGATATCTAATTTTAGATGAAGTGATGACTAATAGAGAATTTTTAGGTTGTGTCATAGTATTTATTTCAATCATTTTTTCTCAAATACCTAAAGATATTTTTAAGAAAAAATATGTTAATTTAAAATAACTATATTTAAAAATAGTCTCCGACATCCGTATTACTCTGGAGAGCATTTCTGTGAGCTCGAAAGAGTCATACGGATGTTAGGAGACTTTTTTATTGTATAGGAAAGTATAACAAATAAATAGAGAAAATTAGTCTCCGACGTCCGTATTAGTTCGAAGAGCCTGTGTTCATTGAGCTCGTAGAACTCATACGGCTGTTAGGGGAGACTTTATTTATTTTATAAATTAAATTCAATATATTTCAATTCTATATCATAATCTTTTAATTCTGGGAACTTCTTTAACAGAACATCTCTATAAGTAATTAATTGTGTTTCATTTATTCTTCCTGTTTTATAATCTACTATATAGACTTTACCCTTTTCATTTTCTCTAGGTTCTCTTATCATCAGTCTATCTATTCTATACTCTTTTTGATTTTCTAAGTCATAAACTTCATATTCAGAATAAATATAATCCCAATCTTTAGAAAATATTTTTGTATCCGTTTTTAAATATTTATTTATATTTTCTTTTGAAAAAATTATATTCATTTTTTCTTCTCCAAAATATGATAAATATTCTTTATAGCACAAAGCCTTTGAATACTCTATTTCACTTTCTTCAGCATATTTAATATTTTCAAAAAATGAGTGTATTAAAAGACCAATCATTCTTTTTTCTTCTGTTTCTAATAGAAATTTACTCCTATTTATTTCAATTCTCTTTTCTTCTATTTTAACTTTTTCTTTAAATATATTAACCATATTTTCCAAATCTAAAATCTCATTTTTTTCTTCAACAGCTTTTAGAGAAGAAAGATTTTTTACATAAGTTTCTGAAAATTTCCCAATAAGCTCTTTTGTTTCTATTGAAGTTTCAATCTTTTCTTTAGCATTTTTTCTCTCGATTTTTATTGTAGCATCAATAATTATCATATTATTTTTTGCCCTTGTCAGAGCAACATAAAGATTATTTATTTCTTCTTCCTCATACTTCTTATTATATCTTTCTACAACATTAGGAAAACATTTTTCAACTATTTTTCTATACTTTGGCTTATAAAAAAGAGAAAAGTCTATGTCATCATATTTTGAGTTCATTTCAAATAAAAATCCTTCATTTTTTGAAAAACCATTTTTCTGACTTCCATTTATATTTATAAAAAATACTGTCTTATATTGTAACCCTTTTGATTTATGTATTGTTATAAGCTCAATTCCTTGCTTTTCTTTTTCTTCAGAAAGTGAAATTTTATTATTTTTATAATCATTTAATAAATCAATTAGTGAATTATATTTTGAACTTAACAAATAAAATTCAGAAATATTTTTTATTTCTTTTTCCTTATTAAAATAGTCTGTTATTTTAAATTTTTCTATTATTTCATAAATCAAATCTTGAATACTTAAACTTTTATAATTTTTCTTAAAATATTTAATTTTATCTAAATATTCTATTATTTTTTTATTTATTGAATTTTGAATAATTTTATTTTCATCTTCTAAAAGTATGTAAGAAATCAAAGGATTCTTATTTGTAAGTAATTTTTTTAGCTCATTAGTTCCTATTTCACTAATCTCACTCGACAAAAAATTATAAAGAGATAATTCTGTTCCACAAACTAAATAATTTATAAGTTCACAACATTCATAAATTCCCTTATATTCATCTAAATTATTACTTCCACTTCTAATATAAGGTATTTTTTCATCTTCTAAGACACTTGCTATTTCTTTTAGAGTTTCATTTTTTCTAGAAATTATTGCTACATCTTCATAAGAATTATATTTTTTTATTTCATCTATTAAAGTTTTATAGATTATTTTTTCATCGGAACCGTTACATATTATCTCAATTTTTTTTACAAATCCTTCTTTTTTTGAATTTGCTGTTATTGGTTCAAATTTCCAATCATTTTCTACTTTTTTCTTCATAAAATAATTGTTTGTATAATCAACAATATTCTTATCACTTCTATATGAAATATTTAACGATTCTGGTTCTGTTCCTAAAATATTCCCTAAATTTTCAAAAAGTCTTTTTTCTCCATCTCTCCAACCATAAATACTTTGTTTATCATCTCCAACACATATAGCCCTATTAGCTTTTTTTATAATTTCATAAAGCATTTTCCATTGTAGTACACTAGTATCTTGAAATTCATCTATAAAAACTGTATCAATTTTCATATCAAGTGCTTCATAAAATTCATCCTTTAAGCCATCATTATCAATAAAAGAATTAGTTTCATCAAATAAAGTCATATATGTGTATGTTGAGATATCATTAAAAGTAAATTTTCTATCTCTCATTTTATGATAGTCGTATATTTTATAGATATTTTTGCATAAATCTATAATTCTTTCTTCATATGGAATAACTAATTTATCAAATAATTCTTTTGCTATTCCTTCTTCTAATTTTTCTTTTAATTCTGCCATATACAATTTTTCTTGTTCTTTTCCTTTAAAGCAATATCTACCGTCATATAAATTTGCACTACCTACAATTTTTTCAAGATTTTCTATTTTAAGCAGATAATCTTCTATCTCATCATCTGATAAAGACAAAGCTCCTATTAAAGAACTACTTACAAACTTTTCTTCATACAATTTTCCCGTATTTTTCTCATCTTTTATGTAGTTTATAGCTTCATGAAATATTTTTACAATATCTGTATTGTCATTAAACTTTTCTTTAACAATATAGTTAGCATTTCTATCTAAAGAAAATAAATACTTCCATCTTTCTGATATTAATTTTTTCATAATACTTAGAAAATTATCTATATTTTTTTCAGCATTATCTTTAAAAAACTCTTTATATTCTGAAAATACTTTTTTATTTGCAAATACCTCTTCAAGAACTAATTTATAGTATTTTTCATTTTCTTCTTCATCAATCATAGAATATTGTTTTATTTTCAATATATTAGTAGCTAAATTTTTAAAGATAACATTTATAAAGGCATCGATAGTGTATATTCTTAGTTTTTCTTTATTTTTTAAAATTTCATTGTAAATTAAAGATAATTTTTTTAAAATAGCTTTATTTATTAAAAGTTTCTTAGATTTATCTAAATTTTCTAAATTTTTAATTAAACTTAAATATTCTTCCTTTTTTTTCTCATCTATTGTCATATTTGAATTTAATTCTTCTTGAACAGTTTTATTGCTATCTTTTATATAATCGTATATTTCTACAAACTTTGAAACTTTAGAAAGTACCTCTATTTTAATTTCAGAAGTGGCTTTTTTTGTAAATGTCATAACTAATATATTTTTATAGTCAGTTCCCATACAAAGTGAATAAATGTATTCTAATGATAATCTATAAGTTTTCCCTGTTCCTGCACTTGCTTTTACAACTAAATATTCTTTATTTTTCATTATTATCACCTATTTTTTCTAAAGGAATTAAATTTTTATAATTATAATATTCTTTAAAATCATAAGCATTTTTCTTCAATGCTTTTTTCTTTGGAAGTGTATAATATTCTCCTCTTATAAATTCTGTTAGTTTTTCTTTAAACTTATCAGCCTTTTCTTTTATACTTTCTTGAATATACTTAGAAAAGTCAAAATCCTTTGTTTCATCTGATTTTGTTTTATTTTTATCTTTATTTTTTGGTTGCTCATCTATCCAAAAATTATAAGAAGCACTATAGACTGGTAAAGTTTCACTTTCATAGAACATAATAGCATAATATTCAAGTTGTTTTTCGTTAACTCCTCCAGTTTTGAAGTCTATAATATACTTTGCTCTGTCAGTTTCAATTATTAAATCTGCTCTTCCAGTTAAGATAATATCTATTCCATCAACATCATAAAAAACTTTTTCTTCATTTTTCTTTAAAGATTTTTCAGTTTCTACTCTAATGATTTTTTTATCTTTTAATTCTTCGTATAAACATTTAAAAAACTTTTCTATATTTTTTGATAATCTTTCTAAAATGATATCGTATACATAAGCATTTAAAAATCTTTCTATTTTTAATTCTTCTTTTTTGATATTTCTTTTTATGTATGGTTTTATATCCTCATCTTTTATTAATAACCTTTCTCTATCATTTAAAATATCTTTCCATTTATCTTTAAAAATTTCTTCCATAGATTTATGAACTAAAATTCCTAATATTCTTGCAGATATACCATTTTCCAATTCTGCTTCATTTGAACTTTTAACACCACAGATTTTATCTAAAAAGAAAAAAGTTTCATTCTCTTCAAGTTCAATATAATCATAGGCTCCTATATATAGTTTATTATTCACAAAATCTGTTTTTTCTTTCTTGTATGGACTATACTTTATTATATTTTTCTCAATATTTTCCCTTTTATTTTTTAAATAAATTGATTTAAAAAATTTATTTAAATTTATTTTTTCCTGTTCTACATAACTATATTTATTGATAAGTTCATATATAAAAGGAGAGTAATCAATATTTTCATCTTCATTTTTTAAAGAATAAATATTCATTTCTTCTAAGTTTAATATATTTTGGAAAAACCGATATTTTTGTATTAAAATTTCTTCCTCTCTTGTTATGATAGACAATTTCTTTTTTTGACTTTCTGTAAATAAATTGATATTAGCTTTGACTTTAGGTAAAGTTTTATTATCAGCATAAATTATAGATGGAACAGAGTCAAATTTATCATTTGACAGCATTTTCAATGTATATAAATCTTTTAAAAATGGTTTATCTTCTTTTTTTTCTTCATTTGAGTATAGAGTAATATTATTCAAAGCATTAAA harbors:
- the ftsH gene encoding ATP-dependent zinc metalloprotease FtsH, yielding MKDDQLKDEDIQKDNNENLHEQKEVNTEEKLNDSHDAEAQTNKEENLDKKDENKEEKEEDKKIKEFLKNSNFSSKKDNKNNDGKKTIGKSFRFKFNFKGLLMLIFIVSLFFYIPTIMKENRKGKTNDITYTAFIENIEKKEIKRVEEKEGYIYGYTKENADKTLDDSYKARLITTRLGQDESLMNVINNNKVIIESSEAAQMPFLVSLLISWSPMLLMIFILFFMMGRINKGSGGPQIFNMGKSKAKENGENVSDVTFSDVAGIDEAKQELKEVVDFLKEPEKFRKIGAKIPKGVLLLGEPGTGKTLLAKAVAGEAKVPFFSMSGSEFVEMFVGVGASRVRDLFAKARKNAPCIVFIDEIDAVGRKRGTGQGGGNDEREQTLNQLLVEMDGFGTEETIIVLAATNRADVLDKALKRPGRFDRQVIVDMPDVKGREEILKVHAKNKKFASDVDFKIIAKKTAGMAGADLANILNEGAILAARSGRTEINMADLEEASEKVQMGPEKRSKVVSDTDKKIVAYHESGHAIVNFVVGGEDKVHKITMIPRGQAGGYTLSLPAEQKLVYSKKYFMDEIAIYFGGRAAEEIIFGKENITSGASNDIQVATGMVQQMVTKLGMSEKFGPVLLDGTQPGDMFQSKYYSEQTGKEIDDEIRSIINERYQMAVRILTENRDKLEEVTRILLEKETIMGDEFERIMLREDSEPIKEEKSSSEDNILEN
- the tilS gene encoding tRNA lysidine(34) synthetase TilS, with the protein product MELLKKVLEINEKYSLIENSDTVVVGFSGGPDSVFLSEILKLMQAKIKFNFLLVHINHMLRGKDADDDETFCVEYAKKYNLRIFHKKIDIKSLAKEKGKTLEEVGREERYKLFSEVLEETGANKIATAHNKDDQIETFLFKLIRGTTLQGLEGINPKRENIVRPISEIYKKDILDYLNKNQIQYRIDKTNFENEFTRNSIRLDLIPFIEERYNNKFKDKVFSIINEIRENNKNNLLDYSKFIKNNNSLKLEELKKLSENQLKNLFAYILNKKNIQINREKINNILDLITKNGSKKIDLDNEYELIKTYDKIYFQQKQLKEKKISLTNDNEIEISSKNKNFIFFNKFKINIDIVQNLKDSDIKSKDKYLLVIAEETFNSGKVKIRFRKDGDKIFLGTHSKKIKEVFINKKIEKEKRDFIPIFLIDDEVFWIYGLLKGKVRESDCFKQKLINILITVEEVQI
- the mltG gene encoding endolytic transglycosylase MltG, which gives rise to MKKIIFFLTVIIVVLGFSYYQIEKKTKYDNFILEIDSSKPLRKSLETLPIAKSVFFKIYLKLNNGGKNIKAGYYEINGDYNIKDLISILESGKSKGYKFTIIEGYTVKNVIDKLVANGIGEREKYLSALNEIEFPYLTPNKNYEGYFYPETYFIPEKYDEKSTLELFLNEFLKKFPEDKYPDKEDFYKKLIMASILEREAALDSEKPLMASVFYNRIEKNMTLSADSTVNFLYNYEKKRIYYKDLEIVSPYNTYKNKGLPPAPISNPTVSSVEAAYKPAKTDYLFFVTKGGGAHFFSKTYKEHLDFQKTK
- a CDS encoding DEAD/DEAH box helicase encodes the protein MEQLEKLEKLKEFRELGLSEKVLKMLSKKGYESPTPIQKLTIPALLNSDKDIIGQAQTGTGKTAAFSLPIIEKFEHEDHIQAIVLTPTRELALQVAEEMNSLSASKKMKVIPVYGGQSIDIQRKLIKNGVDVVVGTPGRVIDLIERKLLKIKELKYFILDEADEMLNMGFIEDIEKILTFTNDDKKVLFFSATMPPEIMKIAKEHMKEYEILSVKSRELTTDLTEQIYFEVNERDKFEALCRIIDLTTDFYGIIFCRTKTDVNEIVGRLNDRGYDAEGLHGDIGQNYREVTLKRFKSKKINILVATDVAARGIDINDLSHVINYAIPQEVESYVHRIGRTGRAGKEGTAITFITPQEYRRLLQIQKAVKKEIRKESLPEIKDIIQAKKFKIRDDVAQILIDNDYEKFKKMAKDLLKMEETENVVAALLKLTFSDVLDESNYSEISPVKMDDTGKTRLFIAMGRNDGMTPKKLVDFVIKKSKVKSAYIKNAEVYESFSFISVPFKEAEIIVEAFAENRKGKKPLIEKAKNRK
- a CDS encoding toxin-antitoxin system YwqK family antitoxin, whose protein sequence is MNKKISVLLITILVSTNLFSNSTEVTKKDLKIIDKIYYLKSTNEIFSGKVTEGRDRFYYLDGKPEGKWLEFYKNGNLKSIINWKNGKLTGKYIVYDKNGKKSTEAIYKDGKENGKYFLYYSNGNIRTKGEYENGKPIGVWEYFDKDGKLTGKAETK
- a CDS encoding DMT family transporter, which translates into the protein MNKKSYFGDLTLLLAAFIWGTAFVAQIAGMDRIGPFTFNTSRSVIAILCLGLYLWISKIKFPENKVELLKAGVICGFLIFVGTSLQQIGLQYTTAGKTGFITSFYILIIPFLGIFLKHKIDLSIWISVIIGFIGLYLLAVPSLTDFSVNKGDFIVFLGSFCWAGHILVIDHYSKKFNPICLSFLQFVVLTILSAICSFAFENETLTLYNIAASWKAIAYAGFMSSGIAYTLQMIGQKYTNPVVASLILSLEAVFAALSGYLILDEVMTNREFLGCVIVFISIIFSQIPKDIFKKKYVNLK